CCGTCCGGTCTTGCCGAGTAGCACGGTCGGCAACAGCGGCGCGGCCCGCCGGATCCGCCAGACCGCCGCGGCCGAGAACGACATCACGACTGCGCGCGACCGGTCGGCTGAGGCGGGTGCGGCAATACCGAAGCGGTGCAGAAGTGCCAGCACTTTGTTTTCGACCAGCGAACCGTACCGGACGGGGTGCTTGGTCTCGATGAAGATCTTCACCGGCCGGTTCCAGTCCAGCACCAGCGCAACCAGCGCGTCCAGGGTTAGCAGGCTGGTGTCGCCGTGAGTGCCGTCCGGACGCCAGCTTTCGTGCCAGGCGCCATATTCCAGCTCGCGCAGTTCGGCCAGCGTCATCGTGCTGACCAGCCCGACTCCGGTCGAGGTCCGGTCCAAGCGCCGGTCGTGCACACAGACGAGGTGGCCGTCACGGGTTAGCCGCACGTCACATTCCACGCCGTCGGCGCCCTCCTTGAGCGCCAGGTCGTACGCGGCCAGCGTGTGTTCCGGTCGAGCAGCGGACGCGCCACGGTGGGCAACCACAAACGGGTGCCCGGCGATCACCTCGTCGGCCCAGGTCATACCCATTATGCTGCCGGTTCTTGCCCTTGCAGCTCAACTGCACCGGCTGCTGCCGGGGCGGGTTGCCGGGGCGGGCCATCCGGGCGCACCACGAGCCACCGGTGTGCCGGCCGTTCGACCGGTTTTCGCTCGAACCCTTCGAACACCCGGCCGGCAGCGGCCACGGCGGCTGCCGCCAGCGCGTAGCCAACGACCGTCATAACCGTGTTGTTGGCGATGCCCTGGGCGTCGCTGGAAAAGCTGGTGGCGATGGCGAAGATGGATACCGCGTTGCTGACCACCCAGGCGATCCACCACACGACGATGGGCCGGCGCAGCCGCTGGTAGTGGTCTTCGACCACCGCCAGTTCGATGACGTACACCGGCGCCCAGAACACGTTTGCCAACGGCAGCAGACAACCTGCCCACAACTGTCGCGACGAGCGGTGCTCGGGCATGCCATGATGCCCGAAGGCGGCGGCCCGACGAGCGATCAACCAGCGAATCAGCACGACGAAACAGCCGAGCATCGCGACGAGCGCGACCACGCTGGCCAGCACCCCCAGCCACAGCGCGGCGCCAGCCACCAGGGAGTTCAGCAATAGGCTGCGATTGACGATGAGCAGCACGTATCGCACCGCATAGACCAGTGCGGCGATGCCGAGCACCACGATCGTGGCGAACAGCACGGACCGCACTGTCGGTGCGGCCGGCCCGGACTTTTCCGGTATCTGCGTAGGCGAAGGTGCGGTCGAAGGGAGTCGGTCCGCCAGACCCCAACGCGGCATCACGGCGTAGCGTGGCGTGGGCCCGCGGAATCGTCGCCAGGTCCGAGGGGGCGGCGGGGCGCCCGGGCGTACCGCGATCCATCGAAACCCGGGTGGCAGCCGCACCGGAGTGCGCTGCATGGGGTTAGGCGCCGGCTGAGGGCCCACGGGCGAACGCCACCGGGGGTCACCCGCCGACGGGTCGGCCAGCGGCGCCATCAGGGTCCCCCGGCACCGTGGACACCACACACGCTGACGATCGCGGACGTTCCACCGAGTGCCGCACTGGGAGCACACCTGGATCACCGGACCAGCCTAATAGCGTGTCGGCACCACGCACAGCACGGCGTCAAACCGGATCGGGGAAGCACCCTCCCGGCACGGGGTGGAGCGGGACAGCGGCGGCCCGGGCCCCCGGCCAGCCAGTCTGCGCGACCCTGGACGAGAGCTGGACAGGACCTGGACAGGACCTGGACAGCTACTAAGGCCCCGCCGCGACCTATCCACAGTTTCCACAGCTTTATCCACAGCCAGTGGTCCATCTCGATGCCGTCTCTATCGGCCCGGTTCGCGTCGAACTGTGGATAACATGGCGCTGCCGGGACGCGCCGATCGACAGCCCGGCGCCGTCGCGAGCGAAGTGCGGAGCTATGTCGGGCGAAGCGCCGTCGTCTGGGTCACGCGACTTGCCGGCGCTGCGGTGGCGAACCGTCAGGGTTGTCCGGCCCCACTCACCCACGGGGGCGGCGGGCAGCGGTTTCGACCGCCCGCGGGAGCGGTCTCGCCATCACCCGGCGGCACTGCCGGGATTGTTCGTCGCGGAATTTTTCAACCCGTGTACCAGGCGCTATGATCTGCGACGCGATGTTCATTGTGACTCACCTCACTGAGGCGGGATGACCATGCAGGTGGAAGGCGTTTGATGGCGACACACTCCTACGGTCCGGGGTCGACGCCACCGTCGAATTCGCGTTCGGGCTCGCCCGCCTGGAACCACGCGTATGTCATCGCCGCCCTTCGTTCCGGACTGATCGCGCTCGCGCTGCTCGCGGTTCTGGTCTTCCTGGTGCTGTACTAAGTCCCCGCCGCCCGGGTATGCCCTGGGTATTTCAAGGAACTGTTCGAGCCGTTCCCGATGATGGGGGCTGTTCTTGCGGCGCGCGCGGTCATGCAGCAGGGTTGACTACGTCAGCCCGCCGCGTGGCGGAACCCACGCGAATGACGTGTCAGACGATTGAAGGAGGGAATGCCGTGGCTGAATACGCTTTGCCCGATCTGGATTGGGACTACGGGGCGCTGGAACCACACATCTCGGGTCAGATCAACGAACTTCACCACAGTAAGCACCACGCCACCTACGTCAAGGGCGCCAACGATGCGGTCGCCAAACTCGACGAGGCGCGCGCCAAGGAAGACCACTCGGCGATCTTGCTGAACGAGAAGAATTTGGCTTTCAACCTCGCCGGCCACGTCAACCACACGATCTGGTGGAAGAACCTTTCCCCCAACGGAGGCGACAAGCCGACCGGCGAACTCGCCGCGGCCATCGACGAGGCGTTCGGGTCCTTCGACAAGTTTCGTGCCCAATTCCACGCCGCCGCCACCACGGTGCAGGGGTCGGGCTGGGCGGCGCTGGGCTGGGACACTCTCGGCAACAAGCTGCTGATATTCCAGGTCTACGACCACCAGACGAACTTTCCGCTCGGAATCATTCCGTTACTGCTGCTCGACATGTGGGAACACGCCTTCTACCTCCAGTACAAAAATGTCAAGGTGGACTTCGCCAAAGCGTTCTGGAATGTCGTGAACTGGGCCGACGTGCAGGCGCGTTACGACGCGGCCACCTCAAAAACCCAGGGCCTGATCTTCGGCTAGTCCGACATATTCAGGGCCTGGGCGCCGCGCGCTATTGCGCGGCGCCCAGGTCTTTGGCCGGTTTCGATATCGCGACTTCTCGATGATCCCGCGAACGTGGCACGGGTTAGCCGTGTCGGGTTGCGCAGCGCCAAATCCCCGCGCATGCTTGATTATTGAAACTCAACGGTTGTTCGAGCTACCAGCGTGGTTATTTCGGATGGAGGCATCTCGGAGGGCGGGATGAATGCTGGGTCAGATAGACCAATAGGGGTTGCT
The nucleotide sequence above comes from Mycobacterium pseudokansasii. Encoded proteins:
- a CDS encoding glycerophosphodiester phosphodiesterase translates to MTWADEVIAGHPFVVAHRGASAARPEHTLAAYDLALKEGADGVECDVRLTRDGHLVCVHDRRLDRTSTGVGLVSTMTLAELRELEYGAWHESWRPDGTHGDTSLLTLDALVALVLDWNRPVKIFIETKHPVRYGSLVENKVLALLHRFGIAAPASADRSRAVVMSFSAAAVWRIRRAAPLLPTVLLGKTGRYLASSAATAVGATAVGPSLPALKDYPQLVDRAAAQGRAVYCWNVDEYDDVEFCREVGVAWMATHHPARTKAWLQQGRTGQAGG
- a CDS encoding DUF4328 domain-containing protein, translating into MIQVCSQCGTRWNVRDRQRVWCPRCRGTLMAPLADPSAGDPRWRSPVGPQPAPNPMQRTPVRLPPGFRWIAVRPGAPPPPRTWRRFRGPTPRYAVMPRWGLADRLPSTAPSPTQIPEKSGPAAPTVRSVLFATIVVLGIAALVYAVRYVLLIVNRSLLLNSLVAGAALWLGVLASVVALVAMLGCFVVLIRWLIARRAAAFGHHGMPEHRSSRQLWAGCLLPLANVFWAPVYVIELAVVEDHYQRLRRPIVVWWIAWVVSNAVSIFAIATSFSSDAQGIANNTVMTVVGYALAAAAVAAAGRVFEGFERKPVERPAHRWLVVRPDGPPRQPAPAAAGAVELQGQEPAA
- a CDS encoding superoxide dismutase, with the translated sequence MAEYALPDLDWDYGALEPHISGQINELHHSKHHATYVKGANDAVAKLDEARAKEDHSAILLNEKNLAFNLAGHVNHTIWWKNLSPNGGDKPTGELAAAIDEAFGSFDKFRAQFHAAATTVQGSGWAALGWDTLGNKLLIFQVYDHQTNFPLGIIPLLLLDMWEHAFYLQYKNVKVDFAKAFWNVVNWADVQARYDAATSKTQGLIFG